In Pseudomonas sp. GCEP-101, one DNA window encodes the following:
- the tusB gene encoding sulfurtransferase complex subunit TusB, protein MATLHLLSHSPFNDGRFDSCLRLLGADDGILLTGDAAYALQPGSKAAQALLALPADHALHALHEDLQARGLDDPPARVVALDYSGFVELCTRFDKVNAWL, encoded by the coding sequence ATGGCCACTCTCCACCTGCTCTCGCACTCCCCCTTCAACGACGGCCGTTTCGACAGTTGCCTGCGACTGCTGGGCGCTGACGATGGCATCCTGCTGACCGGGGATGCGGCGTACGCCCTGCAGCCAGGCAGCAAGGCCGCCCAGGCGTTGCTGGCGCTGCCCGCCGACCATGCACTGCACGCGCTGCATGAAGATCTGCAGGCGCGCGGCCTGGACGATCCGCCTGCACGGGTCGTCGCCCTGGATTACTCCGGCTTCGTCGAACTCTGCACACGCTTTGACAAGGTAAACGCCTGGCTATGA
- a CDS encoding glycosyl transferase family protein codes for MTAAPLVLQTPAEHPFAQFVRILGKGKRGARGLTREEAREALGMILDDQVEESHLGAFLMLLRHKEESAEELAGFTEAARSRLQAPKIAVDLDWPSYAGKKRHLPWYLLAAKCLTGSGTRILLHGGGAHTAGRIYSEQLLERLGLPLCRDWSAVSAALDATGIAFAPLVDWMPRLQRMIDLRNTLGLRSPMHSAVRLLNPLGATCVLQSIFHPGYQEVHREGSRLLGDYAIVIKGEGGEIEMNPDATSHLYGCQGGEAWDEEWPALSPLRHVKPETLDPAHLVAFWRGETEDAYGELAVRATMALALRALGLPRDEAFAEADRRWAARNRSI; via the coding sequence ATGACCGCCGCTCCGCTCGTCCTGCAGACTCCCGCCGAACACCCCTTCGCCCAGTTCGTGCGCATCCTCGGCAAAGGCAAGCGCGGCGCCCGCGGCCTGACCCGCGAGGAGGCCCGCGAAGCACTGGGCATGATCCTGGACGACCAGGTCGAGGAATCCCACTTGGGCGCCTTCCTCATGCTCCTGCGGCACAAGGAGGAAAGCGCCGAAGAGCTCGCGGGTTTCACCGAGGCCGCGCGCTCCCGCCTGCAGGCGCCGAAGATCGCCGTGGACCTCGACTGGCCCAGCTACGCCGGCAAGAAGCGCCACCTGCCCTGGTACCTGCTGGCGGCCAAATGCCTGACCGGCAGCGGCACGCGCATTCTGCTGCACGGCGGTGGCGCGCATACCGCCGGCCGGATCTACAGCGAGCAACTTCTGGAACGGCTCGGCTTGCCGCTGTGCCGTGACTGGAGCGCCGTCAGTGCTGCACTGGACGCCACGGGGATCGCCTTCGCCCCGCTGGTGGACTGGATGCCGCGCCTGCAGCGCATGATCGACCTGCGCAACACGCTCGGCCTGCGCTCCCCCATGCATTCGGCCGTGCGCCTGCTCAACCCGCTGGGCGCCACCTGCGTCCTGCAGAGCATCTTCCATCCCGGCTATCAGGAAGTGCACCGCGAGGGCAGCCGCCTGCTCGGCGACTACGCCATCGTCATCAAGGGCGAAGGCGGCGAGATCGAGATGAACCCCGACGCCACCTCGCACCTCTACGGCTGCCAGGGCGGTGAAGCGTGGGACGAAGAGTGGCCGGCGCTGTCGCCGCTGCGCCACGTCAAGCCGGAAACCCTGGACCCGGCCCACCTGGTCGCCTTCTGGCGCGGCGAAACCGAGGACGCCTACGGCGAACTGGCCGTCCGCGCGACGATGGCATTGGCCCTGCGCGCCTTGGGCTTGCCGCGCGATGAAGCCTTCGCGGAAGCGGACAGACGCTGGGCCGCCCGAAACAGATCGATTTAA
- a CDS encoding acyltransferase family protein yields MLNEFMYPAIIMVLYIFSCFITRAVGSRIGIEIESEKGFSSSLEVLRGMAAFLVFGAHSTMYFGLAPKQVFSATFGEVGVLLFFMLTGHLFWSQIRNNRYRAESFFQKRIKRLLPVYLLVISTFTFLDWATSGFQIPTPTQLTALIRNYGFGFGTVVNSIGNVNDVFSKDMYLRINSIWTLRWEWLFYLVIPILATFNRFSITTAFAIFLSITFFNPLDLFNGTTDIVFILAFWFGALSVEIESGKNGIFKFLNSRAASNFLLLCGISALLIYLFRGEVMQKNVRVPYMLFCMFPVFMYFVLSKSFSDRLTWPPMQMVGKISYSFYLWHLGINHYTMQIVTRHFHDTQNWTAMISICFAMMAVATVVSCYSYKFIEERFMHRKGNTLPAPSLG; encoded by the coding sequence ATGCTTAACGAATTCATGTATCCAGCCATTATAATGGTCCTCTACATATTCTCATGCTTTATCACTAGAGCAGTTGGCTCGAGAATAGGCATAGAGATCGAGTCAGAAAAAGGCTTCTCAAGCTCTCTTGAAGTTCTCCGGGGAATGGCTGCGTTTCTTGTGTTCGGCGCACATTCCACCATGTATTTTGGACTTGCGCCAAAGCAGGTATTCTCCGCCACCTTTGGGGAGGTTGGCGTCCTGCTTTTCTTCATGCTCACTGGCCACTTATTCTGGTCCCAGATAAGAAACAATCGGTACCGGGCGGAATCATTCTTCCAGAAGCGGATTAAGCGGCTTCTCCCCGTTTACCTGCTCGTAATTTCAACGTTCACATTTCTGGACTGGGCCACTTCTGGCTTCCAAATTCCGACTCCCACACAGCTCACGGCATTGATCAGAAATTACGGTTTCGGCTTCGGAACTGTGGTCAACAGTATCGGAAACGTAAACGACGTTTTCTCGAAAGACATGTACCTGAGAATAAATAGCATCTGGACGCTTCGCTGGGAGTGGCTATTCTATCTTGTCATACCGATTCTGGCGACATTCAATAGATTCTCGATCACAACAGCGTTCGCAATTTTTTTATCTATTACATTTTTCAACCCTCTCGATTTATTCAACGGAACGACTGACATTGTCTTCATCCTAGCCTTTTGGTTTGGCGCGCTATCCGTTGAGATAGAAAGCGGAAAGAACGGAATTTTCAAGTTCCTGAATTCGAGGGCCGCAAGCAACTTCCTGCTCCTGTGCGGTATATCAGCGTTACTCATATATCTCTTCCGTGGCGAGGTCATGCAGAAGAACGTTCGCGTTCCGTACATGCTTTTTTGCATGTTCCCAGTTTTCATGTATTTCGTATTATCAAAGAGCTTCTCGGACAGACTAACCTGGCCACCCATGCAGATGGTCGGAAAAATTAGCTATTCCTTCTATCTTTGGCATCTTGGCATCAATCATTACACGATGCAGATCGTGACGCGCCACTTCCATGACACACAGAACTGGACCGCCATGATCTCAATTTGCTTTGCGATGATGGCAGTGGCGACTGTGGTTTCTTGCTACAGTTACAAGTTCATCGAAGAAAGATTCATGCATCGAAAGGGGAACACGTTGCCCGCACCGTCCCTGGGATAA
- a CDS encoding TusE/DsrC/DsvC family sulfur relay protein, which yields MSTLLVNGQALPLDKDGYLVDLNDWSDAAAEALAHNEGLQLTPDHWEILLLLREFYGEFQLSPANRPLIKYVAQKLGTEKGSSLHLNLLFKGTPAKLAAKLAGLPKPTNCL from the coding sequence ATGAGTACGTTACTGGTCAACGGCCAAGCCCTGCCGCTGGACAAGGACGGTTATCTGGTCGACCTCAACGACTGGAGCGACGCTGCCGCCGAAGCCCTCGCTCATAACGAGGGCCTCCAGCTGACGCCCGATCACTGGGAAATCCTCCTGCTGCTGCGCGAGTTCTACGGCGAGTTCCAGCTGTCGCCGGCCAACCGCCCGCTGATCAAGTACGTGGCCCAGAAACTCGGCACGGAAAAAGGCAGCAGCCTGCACCTCAACCTCCTGTTCAAGGGCACACCGGCCAAGCTTGCCGCCAAGCTCGCCGGCCTGCCGAAGCCGACCAATTGCCTATGA
- the tusC gene encoding sulfurtransferase complex subunit TusC yields MAKSLLIISRQAPWAGPAAREALDIALAGGAFDLPISMLFLDDGVFQLAPGQRPATLEQKDLQANLQALPLFGVEALYASSLSLAERGLDSTSLTLPVQALDDAALRDLLQTHDQVITI; encoded by the coding sequence ATGGCCAAGTCCTTGCTAATCATCAGCCGCCAGGCGCCCTGGGCCGGCCCCGCCGCGCGCGAGGCGCTGGACATCGCCCTGGCTGGCGGCGCGTTCGACCTGCCGATTTCCATGCTGTTCCTCGATGACGGCGTGTTCCAGCTCGCCCCTGGCCAGCGCCCAGCGACGCTGGAACAGAAGGACCTGCAGGCCAACCTGCAAGCATTGCCCCTGTTCGGCGTGGAGGCGCTCTACGCCAGCAGCCTTAGCCTGGCGGAGCGCGGGCTGGACAGCACCAGCCTGACGCTGCCTGTCCAGGCACTGGACGATGCCGCGCTCCGCGACCTGCTGCAAACCCACGACCAGGTGATCACGATCTGA
- a CDS encoding Bax inhibitor-1/YccA family protein, whose protein sequence is MQERQYLDSTAVEQKEVSGVLRNTYGLLALTLAFSGLVAYASQQLRLPYLGPIVTLLGFYGLFFLTVKLRNSGWGLVSTFALTGFMGYTLGPILNMYLGMANGASVISSAFFMTALVFFGLSAYVLTTRKDMSFLSGFITAGFFVLLGAVLVSLFFQISGLQLAISAGFVLFSSAMILFQTSAIIHGGERNYIMATISLYVSIYNLFISLLQLFGIMGSDD, encoded by the coding sequence ATGCAAGAACGGCAATATCTCGACTCCACAGCCGTGGAGCAGAAGGAGGTCAGCGGCGTCCTGCGCAATACCTACGGTCTGCTGGCCCTGACCCTGGCCTTCAGCGGCCTGGTGGCCTACGCCTCGCAGCAACTGCGCCTGCCCTACCTGGGCCCCATCGTTACTCTGCTCGGCTTCTACGGCCTGTTCTTCCTCACCGTGAAGCTGCGCAACAGCGGCTGGGGCCTGGTCAGCACCTTCGCCCTCACCGGCTTCATGGGCTACACCCTCGGCCCGATCCTGAACATGTACCTGGGCATGGCCAATGGTGCGAGCGTGATCTCGTCGGCCTTCTTCATGACCGCCCTGGTGTTCTTCGGCCTGTCCGCCTACGTGCTGACGACCCGCAAGGACATGAGCTTCCTGTCCGGCTTCATCACCGCGGGCTTCTTCGTGCTGCTGGGCGCCGTGCTGGTATCGCTGTTCTTCCAGATCAGCGGCCTGCAACTGGCCATAAGCGCCGGCTTCGTGCTGTTCTCCTCGGCGATGATCCTGTTCCAGACCAGCGCGATCATCCACGGTGGCGAGCGCAACTACATCATGGCGACCATCAGCCTGTACGTCTCGATCTACAACCTGTTCATCAGCCTGCTGCAGCTCTTCGGCATCATGGGCAGCGACGACTGA
- the tusD gene encoding sulfurtransferase complex subunit TusD, which translates to MKFVIALFSAPHSPAARRALRFAEAALAGGHEITRLFFYRDGVHSASANVVASQDELDVAAAWTRFVADNHLDGVVCIAAALRRGVLNEEEAKRYSRPAANLRAPWELSGLGQLHEAAQLADRLVCFGGD; encoded by the coding sequence ATGAAATTCGTCATTGCCCTCTTCTCTGCGCCGCACTCGCCGGCCGCGCGACGCGCCCTTCGCTTCGCCGAGGCTGCGCTGGCTGGCGGTCACGAAATCACCCGGCTGTTCTTCTACCGGGACGGCGTGCACAGCGCCTCGGCGAACGTGGTCGCGAGCCAGGACGAGTTGGATGTGGCCGCCGCCTGGACGCGCTTCGTGGCCGATAACCATCTGGACGGCGTGGTCTGTATTGCCGCTGCGCTACGTCGCGGTGTGCTCAATGAGGAAGAAGCCAAGCGCTACTCCCGCCCCGCCGCGAACCTGCGGGCTCCGTGGGAGCTTTCCGGCCTCGGTCAGCTGCATGAAGCGGCGCAACTGGCGGACCGCCTGGTCTGCTTCGGAGGCGATTGA
- a CDS encoding acyltransferase family protein — protein MMGTLRFFMASCVVAFHLTEETPNIGMLAIVFFYSISGYLITLVLHETYNFKVTQFTTNRILRLYPAYLFTLGIGITASMIDGFSAFHPTWHSTGSLLDIFGNTLIFPWGIVAGTNVEQYRIIPSSWSVGVELCCYAILWLITSRSWRLSLITAAFSIAWYFWVSFSNSNPMLKYYPIIAAMLPFSLGSMAYFMSTKLTFLCGLRNNKPAQTVLLLSVVAVFIWLWRESLDTSKIVVSHWSYYANIALAFITVLLVNKSRMSGVTARIDKYLGDLAYPVFLGHFIYAFLVWKLFNTELRGWEIFSYAYFATIAASIFIVEFIDNPITQVRSRIREKATTAPAVCPQGNSITRD, from the coding sequence ATGATGGGGACGCTGCGGTTTTTCATGGCAAGTTGCGTGGTTGCTTTCCATCTAACCGAGGAAACTCCAAATATCGGAATGCTGGCAATAGTATTCTTCTACTCGATCAGCGGATATCTGATAACCTTGGTACTTCACGAGACTTACAACTTCAAAGTCACGCAATTCACCACGAACAGAATACTAAGACTTTACCCCGCCTACCTGTTTACGCTAGGCATCGGCATCACTGCATCCATGATCGACGGCTTTAGTGCTTTCCACCCGACATGGCATAGCACTGGCTCCCTGCTGGACATTTTCGGCAACACGTTGATTTTCCCCTGGGGAATCGTTGCCGGCACAAATGTCGAACAGTACCGAATCATTCCTTCCTCTTGGTCGGTCGGCGTAGAGCTGTGCTGCTATGCCATTTTATGGCTGATAACCTCCCGATCGTGGCGTCTTTCTCTGATCACGGCTGCATTCTCCATCGCTTGGTATTTCTGGGTAAGCTTCTCTAACTCCAACCCTATGCTCAAATACTACCCGATTATCGCCGCGATGCTCCCATTCAGCCTGGGATCTATGGCCTACTTCATGTCTACGAAGTTAACCTTCCTTTGCGGCCTTCGAAATAACAAACCAGCGCAGACAGTCTTACTCCTCTCCGTCGTCGCCGTTTTCATTTGGCTGTGGCGCGAATCGTTAGATACTTCGAAGATAGTGGTCAGCCATTGGAGCTACTATGCAAACATCGCACTGGCGTTCATCACTGTATTGCTCGTAAATAAATCCAGGATGAGCGGAGTTACTGCGAGGATCGACAAGTACCTAGGCGACCTAGCCTACCCAGTGTTCCTTGGACACTTCATTTATGCATTCCTTGTATGGAAGCTATTCAATACAGAACTGCGCGGATGGGAAATATTTAGCTACGCATATTTCGCAACAATAGCGGCAAGCATCTTTATAGTCGAATTCATCGACAATCCAATAACCCAAGTCAGAAGCAGGATACGAGAGAAGGCAACCACCGCCCCTGCTGTATGCCCTCAAGGAAACTCGATAACTCGTGATTGA